The Magnetospirillum sp. XM-1 genomic interval CCCCGGCCATGCCTGGGCCCAGACTGCTCGTATCCTCGCCATCCGCCCCCGCGCCGAGCAGGTGGAAATCTCCGCCGTCGCAGAGGATTCCCGCGTCCACATCAATTAGGAACTGGCAGCCATGCTGACCCGCGAAATCCTTCGCGCCTCCATGCCGGGGGCGTCCTCGGTCGATCTCGACCATTTTTTGGATCCTCTTGCCCAAGCCTGTACCGAGTGGGGGATCGAAACTCCTATCAGGCTGGCGGCATTCCTCGCTCAAATCGCCCATGAAAGCGATGACCTCGCTTGCCGGGTCGAGAACCTGAATTACTCCGCCGAGGCCCTGTTGCGGGTGTTCCCCCGCCACTTCGATGCCGACCAGGCTGTCGTCTACGCCCATCAGCCCGAACGGATTGGATCTCGGGTTTACGGCAACCGCATGGGCAATGGCGATGAGGCGAGTGGCGACGGTTGGCGCTATCGGGGCCGAGGCCTGATCCAGTTGACCGGGCGAGCCAATTACACGGCAGCCTGCCTTGCCCTTGGTGCCGATCTGATCGGCCAGCCGGAACTGCTGGAACAGCCGGGTCTTGCCGCTCGGTCGGCTGGGTGGTTCTGGCGCCGGAACAACCTCAATGCCTTTGCCGATCGAGGCGACGTCATCTCCATCACGCGGCACATCAATGGTGGTCTGATCGGCATCGAAGACCGCAAACACCGCTATGCCCAGGTCTGCGCGGCTTTGGGAATCACCCTGACGGAGGCTTAACATGGATCTTTTCGACCTCTTGGGCGATGCCGCTGCCATTGCCGCCAACCCCATTGCCGGCCTCGCCAAAGTGGCCCTCGACGTGGCTCCGGACATTGCCGGACTATTCGGCGATGATGCCGAGAAAGCGGTCAGCAAGTTGGCCGGCGCGGTCAGGTCCATCACCGGCACCGAAGATCCCGAAAAGGCGAGAGAGGTGCTGTCCGATCCCAACTTGGTGTACCAGTTGCGGAACCAAGCTCAATCGTTTGCCCATGACGAGCGCATGGCTCAGATCACGGGGGCGATCACGACGCTCACGGCAACGCTGGCGGATCGCCAGGATGCACGGTCGCGGGATACCGAGTTCATCAAGGCCGGCAGGAGCAACATCCGCTCCAATGTTCTGCTGATCACTGCCGGTCTGGGCATCGTCGGCGGAATCGGCTTCATGGTGTTCGGACATGTGGACGGCAACACCGCTGTGGGCGGGTGCATCATTTCGGTGGTGACGCTGTTGGCCGGAAAGTTCGGAACGGCGTTCGATTTTGAATTCGGCGGATCTGCGGATTCGGAGCAGACCCGGAACCTGTTGGCGCAGGCACCGCCAATCGGCAAATAGCCGATATCCGATTTCAATGGCAGCGGCCGGCCGGGAGAAACCCTGGCCGGCCGCAATTTTCATTTAGGTCTTTTCTCAGGGGACCACTGAATGCTGGGCGTGTGCGAGCCAGTTCTCGCGGTAGCGACGGGCAAGCCCACCGTCAGCGATAACCAGCAGGTTCTCAGCGTTCTTGTCCTGAGCCGCCCTTGTGAAATTGAAGCTACCGGTAATAACCCGATTGCCGTCCAGCACCATCACCTTGTTGTGGGCAATGGCATGCCGGCGATCGACTAACACCGGAACCTTGGCGAGAGCGAGAGTCTCGGCTGCAATGGCGCCCTTCTTTTCGCAATTGCCGCTATCGCTGCAGGCGTTCGATTTGTCCAAGATCACCCGGACATCAGCCCCACGCTTCTTAGCATCCAACAGAGCTCGAACGATTTCCGGGCTCGTGAATGAATAAGCCTGAACCAAAACTTCGTGCTGGCTGGCCGCAATTTCGGCCGCTATGACGCCGGTGCAATCTTCCCCTGGCGTGAAACAAGATCTGATCTCGGCGCCTTCAACTGCAACAGAACAGCAAAGCATTGCTGCCAAAGTCGCTCCTATCATTCGCATGTCATCCCCCCTGCCCAGGCAAAGACCGCCTTATGGCGCCTTCTCGCCAGTGGAAAAGATCTCATCCAATTTTCGGCCAGACTCTATCCATAAGCAAGTACGCCCCCTCAATCCTTGGTCATCGACCAAGTCTCAATCCAAAACCGCTTTTCCGTCCAATGCTGTTTGTACTCCATGCCCCTTCCGCAAAGGGGGCCCATGTCATATCGGCTGGCGCCTTCCTCACAGAGCCATTCCAATTGAGAAAATTGCAAAACGTTGCCAATCGAGGCATCACGCCAATTTTCGTCGTAGCTGAACTGCTGACCGCGGTAGACGCTTCCGGCCTTACCGCCAAAGATGAACCCAATGTCCTTGCCGTCATGAACTGCAAACATGATCCGTCCGCTGGCCGATACAGATAAACGCCGAAGCATGAGGAGATAGTAGGGTCGGCAGCGGCCATCCGCCATGCCGCAATGCCCTTTTCCTTTCCAACTCGCCAGTTCCACAGAGAGCATGCGCTGGTAAATTTCTTCAGCTTGCGACGGGGCAGAAGGAACGTGGCGCTCTATTTGAATGCCGACCTGAGCCGCATTTCGAAGGGTTTTCTTCAGTTTGCGACGAAAGTTTCCTGAGCGGCGAGACAGGAACCCGTCGATTCCTCCCTGTAAGGAGGCTCCGCATTGAACATCACGCTCATAACGCGCGAACCGATAGGAGTTACCAAAGCGAGTCTTGAGCTCGCGAAGCAGCCGGCCGTGCGGCCGAATCCCACTAATACGGATATAGGATGCGTCGCCGCCCCACTTGGCAAACAATCCGGGGAGCGTATCGGCAAATAGGTCAACCGCATTCGGCCCGAGCAAAGGGTTGCCGAAGCGCCACATGTCATCCAACGGAACCAATCCCCTTGGTGTGCCACCAACCCTTATAACGGCGAATGCAAGGGCATTCCCGGCACTTTCTCGGGCGAAGATCGCTCGGTTCGGTTCAAAAACATCGTGATAAGACATCTGCCACTCAGCCAGACAGCAGAATGGATCCCCCTGCTGTGAGGTGAGTGCGGCCCGGTTCCAAACGCTGTTCGGACCATAAAGCCCGAAATCGTCATCGGAGCCACGGTAAGAGCTCAAAAAATTCTCGCTGACCGCCATGTTCACGCTCATTCCCCCTCAAAGACCCAAACGATCAGGAAATTCAGCGAGAGCGGTTTTCGATCTTGCCTTGCTCGCTTGATCCGATGGACTCGATTGCCGAGAGATTGGCCTCCGGAGACTGAATAATGACCTCAGAAGGTGACCATTTTGGTCACCAAGCTACCCGCGCCAACTGATTTTGGGACGTAGTTGATGAGGCCGGCGCTTTGACGGCAAGAGTGCCAATAGCGAAAGGCAAATGTGTCCAATTCGGACACGGACGACATGTAACTGTTGGCTGGCAGATCAAGGTATAGAGAGGCACAAATGTGCGATTACGAAGGCCACGGCTCTCATTGGAAATGCCTCGTTGAGGACCTCGACAAGGCTGAGGATGAATGGTTAAGGCCAACCCTCACGAATGGGCGGGTGATTGATAAGTGGTCGTCAGGCCCTCTGGCCATGAGGGAGGCGGTCGGGATTGCTTGGCCCGACACTCCGCTTAGAATTCTTTCTATCGTTGTCGGCGAGACCGGCCAAGACGGTCAGCCCGGCAACGTGTTTGCCTCTGCCTTTCCTTGGGCTGCACACGGCACCAGACATTGCCTGGTAATCGACAACGTCCAGTCATGGTCCAACGGGTTGGAAGGCTGGATTACTGCCAGCTTTCCAGAGGGAGATGGCCCAAGTTTGACGTTCTTCGACACGCGCTTCTATGCCAACAAGGATAGGTACGCCGTCGGAAAGGAGATGGACTTCATTCTTGGCGCAGTGGCTTACCAGGCGACGGTGGTTCACCCTGAACCTGTTTTCATCGAGAAGATCGAAACCATTAGGGCGATGCGTGCTGGATCTGAGCGGGAGGGAGATGATAGCCCCATTGAGGTTCAGATGGCGGGCGCGGCCATCCTGTTTCCTCGCGACGATCTTTCCCCGGGAGACCATGAGTTTCAAGGTCCTGTCAGAGAGGTCCAGACGTTTGATCTTTCAGGCAGGCAAATCACCCGCCTCTCCGTAACGCTGTCGCGAATCCATGAGCGAGAGTCGGAGGACGTCAACGTCACGATCTACGTTGA includes:
- a CDS encoding GNAT family N-acetyltransferase gives rise to the protein MSVNMAVSENFLSSYRGSDDDFGLYGPNSVWNRAALTSQQGDPFCCLAEWQMSYHDVFEPNRAIFARESAGNALAFAVIRVGGTPRGLVPLDDMWRFGNPLLGPNAVDLFADTLPGLFAKWGGDASYIRISGIRPHGRLLRELKTRFGNSYRFARYERDVQCGASLQGGIDGFLSRRSGNFRRKLKKTLRNAAQVGIQIERHVPSAPSQAEEIYQRMLSVELASWKGKGHCGMADGRCRPYYLLMLRRLSVSASGRIMFAVHDGKDIGFIFGGKAGSVYRGQQFSYDENWRDASIGNVLQFSQLEWLCEEGASRYDMGPLCGRGMEYKQHWTEKRFWIETWSMTKD
- a CDS encoding phospholipase D family protein; amino-acid sequence: MRMIGATLAAMLCCSVAVEGAEIRSCFTPGEDCTGVIAAEIAASQHEVLVQAYSFTSPEIVRALLDAKKRGADVRVILDKSNACSDSGNCEKKGAIAAETLALAKVPVLVDRRHAIAHNKVMVLDGNRVITGSFNFTRAAQDKNAENLLVIADGGLARRYRENWLAHAQHSVVP
- a CDS encoding glycoside hydrolase family 19 protein, which gives rise to MLTREILRASMPGASSVDLDHFLDPLAQACTEWGIETPIRLAAFLAQIAHESDDLACRVENLNYSAEALLRVFPRHFDADQAVVYAHQPERIGSRVYGNRMGNGDEASGDGWRYRGRGLIQLTGRANYTAACLALGADLIGQPELLEQPGLAARSAGWFWRRNNLNAFADRGDVISITRHINGGLIGIEDRKHRYAQVCAALGITLTEA